GTGAGCAATTAATATGCAAATTAGGCGCTCCCGCCTTTCCCACCCCTTCCCAAGGCTCAAACcgccccaccccaaaaaaattaAGGATTAAATCCTAATTAAGGCTCAAAATCCAATTAATGGCCAAGTGCTATTAATATTCAGCTGCCAGTGAAGAAGGGGGTTAATTAACGGGGTTAATTAGGGCGGTACCTTTGAAGCAGGTGACGAAGTTCTTGACTTTGGTGTCGTCCAGGAAAAGCTGCGGAGAAAGCGGGGGAAAGGCTCAAAAACGCCCGAGTTTTCCCCAAAGTCCGCCGGGATTTCgctctgggatgagctggggaTCCGCCCCGGCTGCTTTTGGGGTCTTTCCCGGGGGAGCCAGCTGGGATTTGCCcggaattttttgggatttttgaggatttttcagGGATCTGCCCTGAGGCCACCGAAAGGTTCTTTTGGGATTCCTCCGGAGCGCGAGTGGGATTTTGTCTGGGATCTGGCCAGGATCCAGCTGGGATGCgttggggatttttgtgggtttAATCCCGGGATTAATCCGGCTTTAATCCAGCTTTAATCCGCCTTTAATCTGAGATTTCTTTGGGATCGCACCGGGATTTTACCGGGATCACATCCCGGATCCTCCCTGCGATTTTTTTCGGGATCTGCCCAGAATCCAGGCGGGATCCGTTCGGCAGAGCCCCCTCCCGACCCCGCCCAGCCCCTATCGATCCCTTATCGATCCCTTATCGATCCCTTATCGATCCCTTATCGATCCCTTATCGATCCCTTATCGATCCCTCATCGATCCCTTATCGATCCCTTATCGATCCCTCATCGATCCCTCATCGATCCCTTATCGATCCCTTATCGATCCCTTATCGATCCCTTATCGATCCCCCCTCACCTGGCCCTGGTGATCTACGTAATAAAAATACTCGCGGATTCCAGGCCCCGGCCGCTGCCCCTGCTGGTACCGCGGCCCCGGCCGCGCGCAGAGCCGCAGCACCGCCCCCGCCCTCATCGCGACAGCGACCGGCGAGCCCCGACGCGGCCGCGCCACCACCTCCCTGTCGCGACAGGCGACAGCGACAGCTGCGCCACCGCCGCCACCCGGAAGTGGTGACCTGGGGGACCGCAATGTGCGGGCACCGCGGCTGGTGCGGCGGTGAAAAGGTTCCGGGGGGAAGCGGAAGTGGAGGGAGAAGGGCCGGCCGGGGGGGGGGTCTCGCCGCTATAGGGGATCCTATAGATTTCCAGATCCTATAGAATCCCCCTGGAGACCCCCAGACCTTTTCTATAGGGGCTCAGAGCCCTATAAGGCCTCAGCGATCCCATAAAAACCCCCTATAGATCCCTCATGGGCGCTGCGTGCCCTCATAGCGCTCCTATAGGTTTCCGCCCCTCCCCCGCAGTTTCCCGCCATTTTCCCCTCAGGGCCCCGCAGGCGCCGGGAAAAGCTCCGGGATGAGGGAGAAAGTTGGAAAATGAGGCGGAAAAATCTCGGGATGAGGGAAAAAGCACCGGGGTGAGACAGAAAAACCACCTGGGGTGAGGTGGGGAAATTGGAAAAtgaggggggaaattgggaaatgaggggggaaattgggaaatgaggggggaaattgggaaatgagggggggaaaattggaaaatgagaggggaaattgggaaatgaggtggggaaattgggaaatgaggggggaaattgggaaatgaggggggaaattgggaaatgagaggggaaattggaaaatgaggggggaaattgggaaatgaggggggaaattggaaaaatgaggggggaaattgggaaatgaggggggaaattgggaaatgagaggggaaaattggaaaatgaggggggaaattgggaaatgaggggggaaattgggaaatggggggggggaattgggaaatgaggggggaaattgggaaatgagaggggaaattgggaaatgaggggggaaattggaaaatgaggggggaaattgggaaatgagGGGGGAAATGAGAGGGGAAATTGGAAAATGAGGGGGGAAATTGGAAAATGAGGGGGGAAATTGGAAAATGAGAGGGGAAATTGGAAAATgagggggaaattgggaaatgaggggggaaattggaaaatgaggggggaaattgggaaaatgagaggggaaattggaaaatgaggggggaaattggaaaatgaggggggaaattgggaaaatgaggggggaaattgggaaatgagggggaaattgggaaaatgaggggggaaattggaaaatgagggggggaaattggaaaatgaggggggaaaattgggaaatgagaggggaaattgggaaatgaggggggaaattgggaaatgagaggggaaattgggaaatgaggggggaaattgggaaatgaggggggaaattgggaaatgaggggggaaattgggaaatgagggggggaaattggaaaatgaggggggaaattgggaaatgagGGGGGAAATTGGAAAATGAGGGGGGAAAATATCGGGAtgaggggggaaattgggaaatgagaggggaaattgggaaatgaggggggaaattgggaaatgagggggaaattgggaaatgaggggggaaattggaaaatgaggggggaaattgggaaatgaggggggaaattgggaaatgaggggggaaattggaaaatgaggggggaaattggaaaatgaggggggaaattgggaaatgagAGGGGAAATTGGAAATGAGGGGGGGAATTGGGAAATGAGGGGGGAAATGAGAGGGGAAATTGGAAAAtgaggggggaaattgggaaatgagGGGGGAAAATATCGGGATGAGGGGGAAAACACCAAAGTGAGGGGGGAGAACACGGGGATGAGGGGATAAACCAGGGGGATAAGGGGGAAAATACCAAGATtgggtgaaaaataaaaaaaaaataaataaggagGGGGGAAAGCACCAGGATGAGGGAACAAGCACTGAAATGAGgtaaaaacccaggaaaatgAGGTGGAAAAGCACCAGGAATTGATGGGAAAACACTGGGATGAGGCAAAAACTATGAAAATGAGGTGGGAAAATCACTGggataaagggaaaaaataccaaaattatGCTGAAATCTGAGGGGTAAGGGCCAAAACACCAAGattaggaggggaaaaaaaaaaacaagattagGTGGAAAAACAACAGAATAAAAGCCCAAAATACTAAAATGAAGTTGAAAACCACCAGAATGAGGGGGGAAATACTTGGGTAAGGTAAAAATCTCCCGAATTTAGGTGGAAAATAATcgaaaggagagggagaaaacaTGGGAATGAGGGGAGAAATAATGGGATGAGGGGAAAAGTACCAAAATGAGCTGTAAAGCACCAAAAATGAGGTGGAAAACCAGTGGGATGAgggggaaaaacagaaaactgagGCTGGAAACCACCAGGACGAGGGGAAAAACACTGGGAAAaggtggaaaaatgggaaaaaagtgaaaaaatactgGGATGAGGCAAAAGCCACCCAAATGAGGTGGAAAAGCAAGCGgtataaaggggaaaaaaaactggaACGAGGTGGAAAAACGACCAAAATGAGgtggaaaatgaaggaaaataacGGAGGATTCTTGGATCGGGAGAAGGATCGGGAGAGATCCCTCGGGAAATCCCGTCCGGGCACAACAGACTCGGGATCTGGGGCAGGATGAGTTTATTTCCAATggaatcagagcaggataagaAGACCCCAAATCCAACTTTTCCCTCCCCCAATTCCCTCGTTCCCGGCTTTCCCTCAATCCCTATGGAAGCACTGGAGGCCATCCCAGGGGagttttccatggatttctccAGGGTGAATCCATCCCACAGCGAGTCGTCCATGGGTTTTCTCGGTGATGGGAAAAGagtttttccatggatttctccAGGGTGAATCCATCCCACAGCGAGTCGTCCATGGGTTTCTCGGTGATGGGAAAGagtttttccatggatttctccAGGGTGAATCCATCCCACTGCGAGTCTTCCATGGGTTTCTCCATGAATTCATCCCAATGTAAGTTTTCCATGCGTTTTCTAACGCGAATCCATCCCAAGGCAAGagtttttccatggattttctcCAACGCGTCGTTCCCATGGAAGACAATTCCTCGTGGATTTTTCCAAGGGGTCAATCCTTTGGGAATACCCTGCTCCACAGGTTTTTTTCATCCGTAGGATTCCTCCCAGGAATCTGCTCCTTTTCCATGGATCCACAGATCCAGCTCCAGGATGAGCCTCCTGTGGGATGTGCCacggaattttgggaatttccacTCCAGCACCCTGGAATCATCTCCGGAGTAgttccttttaaaaattcctgCTCCAGAATTCCATCTGTGCCTGGATTGGTTTCTCCCGACTTAATTCTTACTCCAGAGGCGTCGCCGCCGTTCCCGACGGGATCGGCCGGACACGGGAGAAGCTTCCGGAAGCTTCCCATGGAATCCAGCCCCGGAGCCCCCTGGAATTTGGCCATGCAAAGCCAATCCTGATGGAAGAACACCAGGATGggttggaaaaaaataatgaaatgggAGGAAAACCATCGGGATGAGGcggaaaaataatgaaatggaaggaaaaaatattgggaTGAGGGGAAAACTATCgggatgggaagggaaaaaCTCAAAAGGTGGCAGAAAAGCTACGAAATCAGGGGGAAAActtgggatggggagggaaaaTAGCGGGATGAGCTGGAAAAAATACCAAGAACTGGTGGAAAAGCACcgaaataaaagggaaaaaaacactggaATGAGGCGGAAAAAGCACCGGGATGAGGCGGAGAACGCCCGGATTTTGGGAAGGCAGCGGCGGCGCTTTTCCGCTACGGAGGCTCCGAGCTTTTCCCAAATCACAAGGAGAAATAGTCCAGGGTTCCGTGGCCGTAGGGGGTTGTAAGTCCAGACGAGGTCGGTTCTCCGGAATTCGCCAGCAGCTGGGAAATCTCCGCCGTCGCCGCCGCCAAACGTTCACCGTCCATGGGCTCCTCGTAAATCCGGCGGGATCCCGGCACTCGGCGTGGAGGGCTTCCGGCTTGTAGCAATCCACGGGGAAGGGATACACGACCAGGTGGAGATCCGGCAGCTCCAAGGTTTTCTGGAGCAGATCCTTGAGCGCGGCCGTGGACAGGGAATTGCCGTAGAGTCCCAGGAAGCGCAGGCGGGAGCAGCGCCGCAGCGTCGGCAGCAGCGCGTCCAGGTGGGAGTCGGCCATGCGGCATTCCATGAGATCCAGGTGCAGCAGCGAGGCCGAGGTTTCCTCCAGGAGCAGCCGCAGCGGCTCCAGGAGGCCTTGGGAGAAGTCGTGGCCGCTCAGATCCAACCTTTTGAGGGCCGGAGCGTGGAAGCTTTGGGAGAGGAAGGCGAGGTCGGCGGGAACGAGGGAGCAGAAGGCCAATTCCAAGCTTTCCAACGGAGCCTGGAGGTCGCTGgcgggagggaaaagggagaggtgAGGCCCCAGGGAGGATTTGTGGCAGCTGGGAACGTTGGGATTCGGGGGGGAAACGCGGGGAATGAGAGCTGGGGTTGCATCCGTGCGATCGTGGGATGGGGGAGATGTTGGGAAAGAGCTCCAAGAAGATCGGGTTTGACCCCTGAGAATCCTGGGGTTTTGGAATGATGGGATCACGGAATTATGGAATGATTCAGGTTGGGAAAGGTCTCCAAGACCATCAGGTTTGACATTTGAGGATCACGGAGTTACGGAGTTATGGATCCATGAGATTATGGGGTCATGGAGTTACGTGGTCTTGGAATCATGGAGTTATGGAATGGCTGAGATTGGGAAAGATCTCCAAGACCATCAAGTTCAGGGTTtgaaaaataatggaattatAGGAGCCACGGAGATGTGGAAAGGCTGAAGTTCTGAAAGAGCTCCAAGAAGATCGGGTTTGACCCCTGAgaatcctgggattttggaatgATGGGATCATGGAGTTAGGGAATGGCTGGGGTTGGGAAAGGTCTCCAAGAGCATCGAGGTCAAGGTTTgaaaaatcatggaatgatgGGATCACGGAGCCAAGGAATTGTGGAATGACTGAGGTTGGGGAAGTGCTGCAAGAACATCACGTTCAACCTCTGAaaatcctggggttttggaATGATGGGGTCACAGAATTATGGAATGATTCAGGTTGGGAAAGGTCTCCAAGACCATCAGGTTTGACATTTGAGGATCACGGAGTTACGGAATGATGGATCCATGAGATTATGGGGTCATGGAGTTACGTGGTCACgggatcatggaatcatgggaTGGCTGAGGTTGGGAAAGATCTCCAAGAACGTCAGGTTGTACCTTTGAGAatcagggaattttggggtcatGGAGCCAGGGAATTGTGGAATTGTGGAGTTCTGGGGTCTTGGGATCATGGAGTTATGGAATTATGGAATCATGGGCtattgggattctgggatcagGGAGTCGTGAAATTAGGGGATCATGGAGTTACGAGGTCATGGAGCCATTgatgttggaaaagacttcaagatgatcaagtccaacctttgggAATCCTCGAATCAAGGAGTTACGGGATCAAGGAGCTACAAAATCGTAGAGttatggaatcatggagtcacGGACTATTGGGATTATGGGATCGTGGGAACCTGggatcattaaggttggaaaagatctccaagacCATCGAGCCCAAACCTTGGGAATCGTGGAAAAAGGAATGATGGGATCACTGAGGTTGGGAAACACCTCCAAGATTGTCAAGTTCAGCCTTTGAGAATcttggaatcacagaattctgGGATCATAGAATTCTGGGACAATGGAATTCACTGAGTCACGAACTATTGGGATAAAGGAATCATGGGAATATTGGGATAATGAAATCCTGGAGTCATGGGATCTCTCAGCTTGGGAAAGACATCCAAGAGCATTGAGCCTAACCTTTGAGACTCCTGGAATTACGGGATCGTGGAATTATGGGATCATGGAATCGTTGAGTCATAAACTGTCAGGATAACAGAATCGTGGGGATCATGGGAATattgggaaaataaaattctggaaTCACGGGGCCACGaagattggaaaagacttccaagaTCGTCAAGTTCAGCTTTTGAGAATCCTGGGATCATGGAATTACGGGGAAAATGGAATCACTGAATTACAAACTACTGGGATAACGGAATCATGGCAACATCGGGATCATGAAATCCCGGAAGCACGGGAacattcaggctggaaaagaccccCAAGATCCCCAACCCTTGGGAATCCCCGCGGAGCACGGGAAGGGCCCGGCCGAGCCCTGCTCCGTGGGGAACTCACCAGAGGATCTGGCGCAGATTCCCGGAGAGCCGGGAGGATCCCAGGTTGAGCTCGCGGAGGCtgggcagcattcccagctgccCGGCCAGGCACCGGATTCCGATGGCCCGATTCCGGCGTCGGGCGCCGCACGTCCACGTTGCTGTACTGGAGCTTGAGGCTGCGCAGCTCCGGGAAGCGCGAGAGGTGCGGCAGGATCACCGAGAGCCCGGTCAATCCCAAATTCCGGAAGCGCAGATCCACCCTCCGCACACAGGAGGGATCCAGAGTTTCCAGCAGGCTCACAATGCCGGCCAGGGAGAGCTTCTCTGCTTGGAATTCGCGGCACTTGAGGCGCAGCGGGCTGGCGGATCCGGTCTGGAGGGCGTCGCGCAGGATTCCGTAGGACATTCCGTTGACGAACAGGTCGGCGTGGACGTCCACGCCCGGGGGCTGCGGAGCGGCCCGACGGCAATGGCGGCTCCGGAGCGGCCTTTGTGCCGCTTGGATCCGCGCCTCTGGAACTCCCGCTGGTGCTTGGACACCTCCACGCAAAGCCTTGGCCAAAAGCCACCGTGCCGGACCAGGGCGTGCTCATCCCATCTGGAGTGCGGCCGGCTGGATCGTCCGGAACTCCCGTCACGTCCAGTACACGTAGGCGACATGCGCTGGGAATAATGGGAAGAAACCATCAAAAATGAGAAGAAAGCATCAAAAAACGGGAAGAAAGCATCAAAAATGGGAGGAAATCATCAGAACTGGAAGAAACCATCGAAAATGGGAGAAAGCCATCAAACAgaaaaaccatgaaaaaatgGAGGAAGCGATcagaaatgggaagaaaacCATCAAAAGTGGGAAGTAGACATAAACAGGAAGAAACCatcaaaaaatagaaaagaaccATCAAAAATGGGAAGGAACCATCAAAAACAAGATGAAACCAtcaaaaaatgggaagaaacaAATCAGGAAGAAAACCATCAAAAATGGGAAGGAAACCATCAAAAACAGGAGGAAACCATAAAAAAACAGGAAGGAACCATCAAAAAGAAGTAGGAAGTGTAAAAGAAGGGAAGGAACTATCAAAAATAGGAGGAAACCatcaagaaaaggaagaaaccatgaaaaatgggaagaaaaccATCAAAAAATTGGAAGGAACCAtcaaaaatgggaagaaatctCCAAAAACCAGATGAAAAACCATCAAAAATAGGAAAGGAACCATCAAAACCATGAGGAAACCATaaagagcaggaagaaaaattcAAAGATGGGAAGAAACCATCAAATGCCGGACGAAACCATCGAAAATGGGAAGGAGCCATCACAAATGGGAAGGAACCATCAAAGACTGGAGGAAACCATcaaaaacgggaaaaaaacaatcaaaacctGGAAACCATCAGAAACTGGAGGGAACCATGAAAAACAGGAGGAAACCATCAAAAATGAGGAAGGGAACCATCAAAGACAGGAAGAAACCATGAAAAACAGGAGGAAACCATCAAAGACGGGAGAAAACCATGGACAATGGGAAGGAACCATCAAAAAATGGAAGGAACTgcaaaaaatgggaagaaaccatcaaaaaaaaggaggaaactATCAAGAATGGGAAGAAGCCttgaaaaaacaggaagaaaaccaTCAAAAATGGGAAGTAACAATCTAAAATGGGAAGGAAACCATCAGAAACATGAAGGAGCCATCAAAAACTGGAAGAAAACCATCATAAATGGGAAGAAACAATCTAAAATGGGAAGGGAGCCATCAAAAAACTGGAAGAAACCATCATAAATGGGAAGGAACCAtcaaaaaacaggagaaaactATCAAAAATGAGAGGAAACCGTCAAAAATTGGAAGGAAGtcaagaaaaaggaaggaaacatCAAAAACgggaagaaataaacaaaacctgGAGGAAACCCATCAAAAACGGGAGGAAACAgtaaaaaaacaggaagaaatcatcaaaaaaggaaaggaacCATCAAATGTAGAACGAAACCATCGAAAATGGGAAGGAGCCATcaaaaacaggagaaaactgTCAAAAATGAGAGGAAACCGTCAAAAATTGGAAGGAAGtcaagaaaaaggaaggaaccATCAAAAATGGGAAGGAATAAACAAAAACTGGAGGAAACCATCAAAAAACAGGAGGAAACCATCAAAAACAGGAGGAAACGgtaaaaaatgggaagaaaccATCAAAAAATGGCAAGGAACCATCAAATGTAGAACGAAAACCATCGAAAATGGGAAGGAGCCTTCAAAAACTGGAAGAAACCATCACCAATGGGAAGGAACCATCAAAAACAGGAGGAAACCATCAAAAATAGCAAGAAACCAtcaaaaaatgagaagaaacCATTAAAATGGGAtgaaaccatcaaaaccaagaAGAAATCATCAAACATGGGATGAAACCATCAGAAATGGGAAGGAACCATCAAAACCAGGAAGAAACCATCAGAAATGGCAAGAAACCATCAAAACCAGGAAGAAACCAtcagaaatggaaagaaaccatCAAAAAACGAGAAGAAACTatcagaaatgaaaagaaaccaTCAAAATGGGAtgaaaccatcaaaaccaagaAGAAATCATCAAATATTGGGATGAAACCACCAGAAATGGGAAGGAACCATGGAAAATGGGAGGAAACCATCAAACATGGGATGAAACCCTCAGAAATGGGAAGGAACCATCAAAACCAAGAAGAAACCCACCAAGAATGGGATGAAACCATCAGAAATGGAagaaaccatcaaaaccaagaAGAAACCCACCAAGAATGGGATGAAACCATCGGAAATGGGAAGGAACCATCAAAACCAAGAAGAAACCCACCAAGAATGGGATGAAACCATCGGAAATGGGAAGGAACCATCAAAACCGagaagaaaacccccaaaaccgaGAAGGAACCACCAAAAGCGATGGAGGAACCGGAGGAACGGAGGTCGCCACCATCGCCGAGTCGCCAAGAACCCACCTGGAATGGTGGCCGGGCTCCTCCAGCTGCCGCCGGAGCTGCGCCACCACGGCCAGGATGACGGCCTGGAcgcagagcttgcagggatgGTCCCGGAGCAGCTCCTGGCGCCCCACGAGGCGCTGGAAGTTGAGCACCGGGAACGGCCACGCGGCCACCAAATCGCGCAGGACCAGGGGTCTTCCGTCCAGGAACGCCGCTTGGAAGAGGATGGGGTAGAGGTGGGCGGGAAGGGCGGGGAGGACGGGCAGGGGGTGGTGGGCGACGATGCGGCGGGcgcagaggaagaggagggaatCGGAATATCCCGGCGGGAATTGGCGCTTGGGGATGCACGGCGGGATGTGGGTGGAGCGGCTGCGCGACGGAGCCATGGCGGCACTCGGGGGAGCGTTCCGGACATTCCAGGGATTTCttccggccgccgccgccgccgccgccgaggGAAGCTGGGGGGAGAAACggggtgggggaagggaggtgaacgggggtttgggggaaaGGGTGAGTGGAGAGTGCCTAAAATTGGGGGCCTGGAGCATCCCCAAGTGAGGCGCACCCGAACCAgggcagggaccccaaaaccagggcaggggaccccaaaaaccagggcagggaccccaaaatgagTCCAAAAAACCCCTTAACCAgtccagggaccccaaaccagggcagggaccccaaaaccagtgcagggaccccaaaccagggcaggggaccccaaaaccagggcagggaccccaaaccagtgcagggaccccaaaaccagtcCAAAAACCCCTTAACCAgtccagggaccccaaaccagggcagggaccccaaaaccagtgcaaggaccccaaaaccagtgcagggaccccaaacccagtgCAGGGACCTCAAAACCAgtgcagggaccccaaaatgagTCCAAAAACCCCCTTTAACCAgggcagggaccccaaaaccagtgcagggaccccaaaccagggcagggaccccaaaccagggcagggaccccaaaacctgtgcagggaccccaaaccagggcagggaccccaaaaccagtgcagggaccccaaaaaccagggcagggaccccaaaccAGGGCAGGGGACCCCGAACCAgtgcagggaccccaaaacctgtgcagggaccccaaaccagggcagggaccccaaaaccagggCAGGGACCCCGAACCAgtgcagggaccccaaaaaccagtgcaggggaccccaaaaccagtgCAGGGACCCCGAACCATggcagggaccccaaaaccagggcagggaccccaaaaccagtgcagggaccccaaaccagggcagggaccccaaaccagggcagggaccccaaaaccagtgcagggaccccaaaaccagtcCAAAACCCCCTTAACCAgtccagggaccccaaaaccagtcCAAAAACCCCCTAAACTGGTTTGGAGACCCCTAAACCCGTGCAGGGATCCCAAAGCCAGCACAGAGATTCCTAAACCAGTCCAGAGACCCCCAAACCAGTCCTCGGACCCTAAACCTGTCCAGGGACCCCCGAACCAGTTCAGGGACCCCCAAACCAGTCCAAGAACCCCA
This sequence is a window from Anomalospiza imberbis isolate Cuckoo-Finch-1a 21T00152 chromosome 1, ASM3175350v1, whole genome shotgun sequence. Protein-coding genes within it:
- the LOC137486271 gene encoding LOW QUALITY PROTEIN: leucine-rich repeat-containing protein 14-like (The sequence of the model RefSeq protein was modified relative to this genomic sequence to represent the inferred CDS: deleted 7 bases in 4 codons), which translates into the protein MAPSRSRSTHIPPCIPKRQFPPGYSDSLLFLCARRIVAHHPLPVLPALPAHLYPILFQAAFLDGRPLVLRDLVAAWPFPVLNFQRLVGRQELLRDHPCKLCVQAVILAVVAQLRRQLEEPGHHSSACRLRVLDVTGVPDDPAGRTPDGMSTPWSGTVAFGRLCVEVSKHQREFQRRGSKRHKGRSGAAIAVAAPQPPGVDVHADLFVNGMSYGILRDALQTGSASPLRLKCREFQAEKLSLAGIVSLLETLDPSCVRRVDLRFRNLGLTGLSVILPHLSRFPELRSLKLQYSNVDVRRPTPESAIGIRCLAGQLGMLPSLRELNLGSSRLSGNLRQILCDLQAPLESLELAFCSLVPADLAFLSQSFHAPALKRLDLSGHDFSQGLLEPLRLLLEETSASLLHLDLMECRMADSHLDALLPTLRRCSRLRFLGLYGNSLSTAALKDLLQKTLELPDLHLVVYPFPVDCYKPEALHAECRDPAGYEEPMDGERLAAATAEISQLLANSGEPTSSGLTTPYGHGTLDYFSL